The following proteins are co-located in the Paraburkholderia phytofirmans PsJN genome:
- a CDS encoding ABC transporter permease subunit, with translation MKPNRILQLIALGIGFLFLYIPIVSLIVYSFNESQLVTVWTRFSTRWYAALLQDDELIAAAWLSLRVALLTAFASVVIGTWAGFVLARMGRFRGFTLYTGMINAPLVIPEVIQGISLLLLFIEMAKWLGWPAGRGIFTIWIGHVMLCISYVAIIVQSRVKELHPSLEEAALDLGATPLRVFFFITLPLISQALVSGWLLSFTLSIDDLVLSAFLSGPGSTTLPLVVFSRVRLGLNPEMNALATLFIAVVTVGVVAANYFMQRAERKRAVMAV, from the coding sequence ATGAAACCGAACCGGATTTTGCAGTTGATCGCTTTGGGGATCGGTTTTCTGTTTCTGTACATACCGATCGTGAGTCTGATTGTGTATTCGTTCAACGAATCGCAACTTGTTACGGTGTGGACGCGGTTTTCGACGCGCTGGTATGCGGCATTACTGCAGGATGACGAATTGATCGCGGCGGCGTGGCTGTCGTTGCGGGTGGCTTTGTTGACGGCGTTTGCTTCTGTTGTCATTGGAACGTGGGCGGGCTTCGTGCTCGCGCGGATGGGGCGGTTTCGCGGCTTCACGTTATATACGGGGATGATCAATGCGCCGTTGGTGATTCCAGAAGTGATTCAGGGGATTTCGCTGCTGTTGCTGTTCATCGAAATGGCCAAGTGGTTGGGATGGCCGGCCGGACGCGGCATTTTCACGATCTGGATCGGGCATGTGATGCTGTGTATTTCTTATGTGGCGATCATCGTGCAGTCGCGGGTGAAGGAATTGCATCCCTCGCTCGAAGAGGCGGCGCTGGATCTTGGGGCTACGCCGTTGCGCGTGTTTTTCTTTATTACGTTGCCGTTGATTTCTCAGGCGCTTGTTTCCGGGTGGCTGCTGTCGTTCACCTTGTCGATCGATGATCTGGTGCTGTCGGCGTTTTTATCTGGGCCTGGATCGACTACTTTGCCGCTCGTTGTTTTCTCGCGTGTTCGGCTGGGACTGAATCCTGAGATGAACGCGTTGGCTACGCTCTTTATTGCCGTGGTTACTGTTGGGGTGGTGGCGGCTAATTATTTTATGCAGCGGGCGGAGAGGAAACGGGCGGTGATGGCGGTTTGA